The genomic DNA ggagctcatacGAAAtctgcctctgagttgtggtggAACTGTTAGGTTAGAAATTAGTgttgctaatttcccatcagtgctctgtttacactctctcctgctagcttacaggagcctgtttcaagaagcaggtttaacaaatttagagttcgaacctgaactcaGAATCTACGGACTCAAAATTcgcaaactcagagttttcggtctcagaacagctgaaaagagttgattcaatcaactttgaGTTGTTAGACTCAGAATCAGGTGCGAGCGTCGCGACTATGAAAAGCCCTGATCAAAGAcggcacgattcaccatggcaacgggaacaaacaccaatatttgACGCAGACAGAAATTGATGTGTTCCTTTAAGCATCTGTcgactaaaaacacattttatcaaaaaagCAACACGGCTGCCGCGgtaaaaaagagagagaaaatatctgcagagttcATGCGTAcatctacatttgaatcatttcaattcaggataAGAACTAAATCATGTCAAGAAGGTCATTCTGTCACTTGgtaagtaaggaatggtttttgatctgtcagTAATTTAACGAGTAATCTCCGTAATTGAATAAATTACCATTTTTCATACTCTTTTcagactcagttgccatagtgattgatgCTGAGATCAGCGAATCTCGCTTCATGAAACGggtttggtttcacccactttctttttctttttaaaccagaaactcagagttttcctaAATTTAGAGTtcatgaactcagagttccaacaaaacctgcttcttgaaacagaCCCCAGCACCTCACGAGCCCAAGTTAACATTAGCGTAGCCAAACAAGggggagcaatattggagccttACAGTTGGACAGTTTAGAGCCGGATggtgaggaaaatgaagacattcatggatctctttgtctgcaagtgaatgcttcagaattgtagtGGAGAAAGGAGAACTGGCCGGTGATGCGTTACAAACTAAATTAAAGCTTATTTTGGTCCAGattacatgttttttcattCTCTTAAAACACTCCACATATATGGTCCTGATATGTGACCCTTCTGTCAAATCTTAGAATCCTCAGTGACCCATGAGTCGAAGAGTTTGTCTATCTCTGGTTTAAATCGTGCCAAAGCTTCAATAATTCAACTTTTCCTTTCATCCTGCTGAGAGTGACTTTCTGTCTCGTCTTCCTCCTGCAGAACCACAGCCTTCGGCTTCCTCAACGCTCTCTGCAAACTGGCGGCTGTTCTGGGCATCAGCATCTTCACCTCGTTTGTTGGCATCACCAAAGCCGTGCCCATCCTGTTCGCCTCGGGGGCGCTGGCGGCGGGCAGTTTCCTGGCCCTCAAACTACCAGAGACGCGGGGTCAGGTGCTGCAATAGTGCGACACCATCATCTTTgcaggggaggggggggggcaagaCGAGCTTTTGCCACACTGTGAATGAAAAGCCCAAGAGCCCTCCAAATCCTGGCCTCTAAACTCCCCAAAGTCTGCATTAACGCGCTCAATATTAAGATAAATTCCAACTCAAATCTGGCGAATTTAAGGTTTTTGACATCATGCCAGCAGTAGATGTTGTCCTTCTCATTGTAACGATGCGGCGGGGGGGTCGGTGCAGCGGAGCTCCTGATAGAGAGCCATGCAAAAAGACTCATCCCAATGACCACTAGCCATTTTTGCAGAGTTCTCTGTGTTCCACTTCCATTTCTGTCCCGTCTTTGAAACCATCGTTGGactcaaaaatgcaacaacGTCCGGCTCgatttgaagcatttttgaGGTTAAAACCTGGACGCTCCCATCGTCATTCTCTCTCCTGAAGGTCTTGTGTTGGTGTTTTCAGATTAACTGCCATTTTCTAGACTATAGAAACTTCCAGGTTTTGCTTCGGTGTGTTGTGGTGTGAACGAGCCGGGGATGAAgctgggtgtgtgtttgtgcgtgtgtgtgtgtccgtGTAAAGCACAAAGCCGTGAACATTTGGACGGAAGTGTTTTTATCGTCACAGTCGCTCATCATTCCAGCCACGCCGTGTGTCCCAGTTGTGTGACAAGCCTATTTCCTATCCTTAAAGACTGcagtgtgtgtgtcttttgtATGTTTATGAGGGTGTTATGCATGTGTCTCAGTCTGTACTGTACGTACCTGAATACTGGGAGTATTTGCCACATATTAGACTTTTAATGaaagttctgctgtttttgtcctCCGTGGAAGGAAGAACAAAGAACTGTTCTCAAAAAAAGTCAGGACCTGTCACAAACGAGTGAAGCAAAAATGCATCAACGTAGgtgttttatttgtctgtgcTTGGAAAAGTTGTGTGAAATTCCCTGAAAACATCAGTGTGAACTGATGTTTAGTGTCCAAGCTTCTTAGTGCAATACTTCcacttatctttttttattagagaGCAAACTGGAcgtttattttctatttcaacTTGAAATCTGTCCATCTATAGACCCACGATCCTGGAATAAACTCGTTCATAACCCGAACATACATGTAAGTCAAACTATAGTGGTGGAACACAGACTTTCAGCACAGCAGATGAACTAACTAAAGGATTCCTGCGTCAAATTAGCAaccaaaagagcaaaaaaactgaagttcttctgtttcttcGTCACGTTCTTTCATGCGTTTCAGAAACTcccatgtttttgtgtcacatTTAAATCCCTTTAACCAAATCATTAAAAGAACTTTTGACACACTTACACCAACATACGTGTcctttcaacacattctcactccaaagTCCTCACATGTTGGTTAAAGgaccctccgcatcactttttgactggctgactgttcccattaaaacaCAGGTCCAGAGCTGGAACGCGGACCGGAACCGGTACTCTAACCTGgtacttttttatgttgtgtctttgtggcaAATGGACCTCAAGTCTGTAATAAAGAACCtagtactggtactgggttagggaaTCGGTATCGGGCCCGActcagtaccagatgcagtacggGCCTGATATCAGTATTGTGTTAAGGCACCCGTTCCGGTCCGCatccctaacccagtaccgatACCTTAACACCGCCCATACTGCTTCTGACGGGGCATCCAATGTGAACCAGCCCCGGGcatgaaccagtaccgggttaggggactggtaccaggttagggttaccggttagggtaccggtattAATACTGGTAATGGGTTAGGGTGCCAGTACTGGATTTAGGGTGGCGGTATCAGGCCTCACCTAttactggtacccaaacccggtatcGGGCCAGACCCAGTACCAGTCGGTACCGGTACCCTGGGTTAGGGTACCCCAGTTATGATACCGGTACTGGGTATTCTGGAAATAAATTCTTcaaccaaaatatgtttttaaagcttgTAAACTATTATGACTGGGTAGTACCGAAACCCTAACCCGGTATTGAGCCTGACCCAGTACTGGCACCCTAACCTGATATTGGTTTGCGTCTCGGCCCGGTTCGCGCCGGGTACCATGTCCGgtatcaggttagggtaccgatacCGGCTGAGTCCTGAGGGCCAGTCCCTGTGCAGTACTGCAGCTGGCACCGCGTACACCGGTACGTGTCCAGTACTGCGACCCGAGGGTTGCGGCCCCTtcgattttacaaacagccagcacttaAAAAAACGACCAATTGGGGACTCCCACCCATCAAAAAGgtacgcggaggggtccttaaccaaacgtcagtatgtgacgacttggcGATGAGAATGTGATAGGCCTACTTACAGCTACATACTCGTCCTTAAGCCATCCTGACCTAAAGGGACAAGAGGTCCAAATTCCATCAAACATTTATGGTGGATCTGAAATAGCTTTATGTTACATGTTTGATgacctaaaacaaacaaacaaaaaaatcaacacacgACCACATAGGATTAAAGCCTGTCCCAAGGTGAACACATTCCCTTGACCTTTAACATTACAGGGTGTATTATGTGGGCGTGGAATGGAGAAACATCCGTTGCTTaggaaaaccataaaaaatattttcaaatagaTACACGAAATTCGCCACGCATGTTCATCATTTCCagacatgaaaaaatgtcaatggttgctatggacctGGTACCTTCTGGAAGCTGCTATTGTTGATCAATGACCTCACCTCTGCTTTAGACATTGTTCAGGCTTATAAAGGAGGTTATTATGTGCTCATTGGAAATTTCCCTCTAAAAAAGGTCTCTGCTGAGGGCTGATTGTCGTTTGTTCCACACAGGTAATAATAAAAGTACAGGGTCAGAGTCACAGCCACATTCCTCCAGTCgggaaatgatttgattttctttgagaaaagaaagtatttttgtcCAAACTGCCATTTTTGTAGGATAGCAGCCATATTTAGATTCCAGTTGGCTCGATAAACAATGCACTAACTGCACATCGTAGAACATGCACAGCTGTGGAAGACCTCCAAGAATCATCAACGAAAGCACAGCAGCCACAACAACTCTTAGGACACGGTCTTTACTTTTGCACCCAAACTCGTTTCATTTGTGTGCCATGAGCACCACCGCTCTTTACTGGTTGCCAAATATTTTGTAAGTCCTGGTTTTAGACTTCACTCCATAAATTCTATTATAGgtataaatatgtgtaaataaaatagcTATAATATATCTAATAAGCTTCCATTTCCCAGATCGTTTCAACATTAATGTcagtttttgccaaaatcttTGGGAAAAACTTTTACTTGTGGCTGCAGAAGTCACTATTTATCAGATCTCCCCtaaaaagcacacacaaaaatacacactggattcataaatatgaagaaatgTACATGTTAGTAGAATTCATTGATGTATATTGTCCATTGTTCCCTataatgacaaagaaaaaggtGGTTTGGAGTCAGAATGATCACTTTAGATACATATCTGCTTATGTTACAGGGTTTCTTGCAGGAAAAGCAATAAGTGTCTCCATATTTGTCTTTTCTGAGAATGCTGGTGGCCGGAGCTTGTTGTTATGGCGTTCACTCCGCAGCCGACATTTGCGTGTAACTCTGATGACACCCCGATCTTCTGTCAATGAAAACTGCATCGccatcaaatacaaaaaaatgaaaaataatactttGTCACTGTACTGTGCCGTAGAAACTCTAGTTGATTGTTTGTAAGTATAGAAACCGTggaatcatatttaaaaaagctataaaGAGATGTGTAAATGAACAACGCTGTATGTTGtctttgatttttgtgtgttttgtaaatGAGAATgagttttaagcaaaaaaaaacaagaaaaaacccTCAATGTTAAAACGGTTATGAATCATAGTTAGACTCAATGTGAACACATGGGTTGTGTTTAAAGGTGTGTGGGATGTTTCTTTTGACGGGGTTCTGTGACCCTCTGGAATCTCAATGCATCATGACAAAGaaccatgaaaaataaacaagtgaaaacagaaagtctgttttgtttatttcattagaGAAAATAATGTCACCTTCATTCAGGTTTGATTTTAGGACTGCTGAGTTGTGTCAAAAACAACAAGCAAAATCTGATCTTCATCTGGGGATagtcatttttgaaaacatcCAAGAAGTAATTTCTGTAAAGATATAAATGTGCCTTTTTATTCCAATGATTTTCAagtaaaactcaaacaaaattGTCTGTAGCTACAAAAACTGCTGGTTATAAAACCAATATGCCTTTTAAATGTTGCTGGTGGTTGCACTGTATGCTTGAAGACAGTAAGAGAAACCACttaattcaaaaataacaaactttCAACCAaataatacacacaaaaaaaggaaaactcatCCATTTTCTGATACTGTTTATCCCTTACATGTCAAATAATCTACATGAGATAAATTAAATGGAATAAGTTTACAGTTTTGACCTGAACCTCTTTAatctgaacatatttttattaccTTTAAGCTCTATaatcataaaattaaatgaacaaTCAGAGTTATGAGTTTTATGCTGATCGGTCTCCAGTTCCACCCCTGGTCAGCAGGTGGCGATAGAGTGCATGAAGGTTATTAGCAGGCCGATCATCGATACAAGAAGAAGGCTGTAGAGGTAAATAAATCCACGTTTTGTAATAACGACATTGTAAAATGACCAGATTTAAGCTAAAGTTGTGTATATAGTAAGTTACGTTTCAAATTTAAGGAGCAGATAAACGTGTCATCAGTTTTGACATCATTACGTAACGTAACGTTTGTGTTGAAACAAGCTAACAGCTAGCTACTAGCAACATCAAGCTAACTAGTAAACTAATAGAATTTTCTGAAGGTAATTCTCTTTTCTTTCCTCATGTTGGTATTGGTGTGTTTTCGTGGTAAAGACGTTTATAATTCAACAAATAAGCAGAGCTTAAGGCTCTGGTGCCTAAAGAGAAGACCGTAACCCAGAGGCTCGGTCGTCTTTATTGAGTTGTAGTTATGAGTTTTCCTTTTCTGTATTTAGTATAAATGTTCTAGGGTTTCACCAGCTACGTTAGCATTGTGTTTCAAAGTATCCTGATGTGTTTAATTGTGCATAAGGAAGGGATTTTATCGTAAAACTGTGtcgtttatattttaatattaatgagTTGGTTTTAGAATGGTAAAATAAGTTCCTTATTAACCACTGGACTAAATTAAGAAGGCCCATGTCATTTATTAATCCTCCAAAATGCACAAATGTCAGATGACCAAGTATAATGATGACTACAGTAAATCTATTGTTGGAAtcgttttttatttgaataagttaaaaaaatgttcttgtcttctgctgcacagcagtacttatagtttctattcttttttaacactgaattttattttgaaagggacttTCAGAGTTTCAGAGGCTGTCAGagtaaaatgaatcaaaattgaTATATATCTTATATTGAAAAGTTtaagacagtttaaaaatgaacgattgtaaatatttaaaagcttcatGTTATGAATTAAGGGCTTaacagccacaaaaacataaataaagtgtatttttataaagtgtCGTGAGATTTTGTGGCTCTCACTTGTCAGTAAGAAACTAgactaaatagtttttaaatggtTGCAGACCTTTATTTAGCTTTAGTAGCATAATTCAcagtacacaaacacactcttCATAGAAACGTTGTATAGTGATATACTGTATTTAACATCTTTCCTGCACATGTTAAATGAAACTATAAttgatatttcaaaaataattcacacCCAATGATTGGTGGGAAATCAGAATTTGATCTATTCTTCtgattaaatgaataaacatcCAAAAGATTCTGCTTCCTCCAAAGAGCTAGAAATCCCATCgctgctgttttgtagtttttgtcacCGAATATtctatactttttttgtttgcttgtttcgTTAAAAAACGTGAGACTTCACAAGAGTCACTTGCGATGTGTTGaatcatttatgtttagatttttgataagaaaacagaaatataatttttagcataaaaaattgaTCCAGGAAACCAGAAAATAAAGACTGCACATTATTTTCAATTAAGTCAAACAacaatttatgtttaaatctcagatttatttctaaataagtaattatatttaaagatttctgtGTGTGACTATGAGAAGAATGGGAAAAGGCAAAAATGGAGACTTCATTGCATTTTGTCTCCTCCAAGTTCATTTTTTCAaaggtttatgtttttttatcttcctattttatatttacattttctattttttctattttttcattgttttgtctatatttttattttaacttctttatatgattttttacttttatttcatgaattttaaatatctaaattgcacaaatattatttattaaatgaaacatCACAGGTTGATGTgaacaaaatgactttttaggattcatttttttttattttaaataatttatgttttaatttaaaagaagctttttttgttaaaaaaaaatagaaaactttttttacgtATCATTTTAGAAAAGTGCtcctttattttgttaaacttgACTTTTTATATCAGATTTGAAGTAAAAAGTGATCAAAATTGACCAAAGTTATTTTCCAACTCTCTTAAggtcttttttcttctaaaattcctgttctttgttttgttttttgttttgtctaaaattgacaaaaaaacgtCCCTTTATGAAGGAATatctgattattatttttttattctagatTTCCTGttcttttaaactgtttttgtttgttttacttaatGATGTAACGGGGCTCTGATGTCACTTCTGCAGCAGGTGGTGTCCCGCCCTGATGCTCGCCAGTGTCCTCCGCGCTGCTCGCCCCGCCTCCGCCCGCCTCTCTTCCAGCCGCCCTTTGGCTCACTTCAGGCCGCACATGGACCCCGACCCCAGCCGCCCGGTCGAGCGGACCATCCGGACCAAACTGACCGAGGCCCTCAAACCGGACCACTTGGAGATCCACAACGAGAGCCACATGCATGCGGTCCCTCCGGGCTCCGAGTCTCATTTCCGCGTTCTGGTGGTCAGCTCTCAGTTCCGGGGTTTACCTTTGATTCAGCGCCACCGCCTGGTTAATGAGGCGCTCAAGGAGGAGCTCAGCAGCCGCGTGCACGCTTTGGCCATCCAGGCAAAGACCCCGGAGCAGTGGGAGAGCAGCCCCACCCTGGCAAAGAGTCCAGCGTGCATGGGGGGTTCCAGGGGCGACCACACGGtggaggagaagctgaaggCCGGCCGAGAGTGAAACCTTCTCTGGAACTCACATGCAGTGACAGAGGGGGGGGAAAAATGAATCGATGACtgtgaatgtaaataaaaactgatatgACAACAAACCACCTGATCAATGATGGGCTCAAAGCCGACTggtataataaaaaagtttaagaaaactttattaaacaaaatatttgaacatttgaatCAATCTTGTAGAAATAACGGAACCAGACTTACAAgtacaattcttttattttttaacactttctagtcataaaagtaaaaatccaataaaatatatatatttttttaataattgcatttttctaacaaagaaacttggataattttatactttttgtgttttgaagtaATTTCTGTGATCAATGAAATGAGgtttaacttaaaatatttacagctgctgataaaatactaattataattaatacaaatacttaacattaataaaaacatttaagaatttGTTTTCCAAAGTTTTACTCAAAgaagtaaagttaaaaagtcTTTGTGTAAAAACCTCATTCATCCTAAATATTGAGTTTGAcgaataataatttatttcaagcattgaaaataatggaataaaacaaaaataaaaagacaaaacattttagatataaagttttgtattgttaaaaaaataaagaaaaattaacgaGGAGAATGATGGCACCTGACTGTTTAATTACTCAATCATAAGAGTCTCTTGAAGTAATGCA from Oryzias melastigma strain HK-1 linkage group LG16, ASM292280v2, whole genome shotgun sequence includes the following:
- the bola1 gene encoding bolA-like protein 1; the encoded protein is MLASVLRAARPASARLSSSRPLAHFRPHMDPDPSRPVERTIRTKLTEALKPDHLEIHNESHMHAVPPGSESHFRVLVVSSQFRGLPLIQRHRLVNEALKEELSSRVHALAIQAKTPEQWESSPTLAKSPACMGGSRGDHTVEEKLKAGRE